A single region of the Idiomarinaceae bacterium HL-53 genome encodes:
- a CDS encoding acyl-homoserine-lactone acylase, translating into MKDRKFWRYGIIASACVIALTGCFDSSSSNNDGDGDGDGGSGISPPPPAYNPVEVTTFAPGEVGATIRRTDFGVPYITADSLEGVGFGTAYAFAEDNICVLADQVVRFNGQRAMFFGPDAVLGSGDTMNVINDFVYKALDLRGIAEAGFDDLSENSRALLQGYAAGYNAYLADTGVDNIALPCQGMPHVREITEIDMMTYALGVALLPGAANFLQPLFIGVAPGESFNPTPVMEEGASFEMNIDLAAIEPPEPNPEELGSNGWALGSEMTENGQGMLLANPHFPHAGNQRFWRFGVEIPGEMKVVGGSLSGMPGPVNIGFNENVAWTHTFSTAERFLVYQLELDPSDASGKTYLVDGEPRQMEEQTVQITVATGPGTSIQLERTFYTSDFGPLLTIPDQFQWGMNFQGTPSAFALYDANLPNFEILDHWLALNLARDIDEVEQIMSEYTGIIFNNIMAADRNGNTFYMDGSSVPDLSPEALAFLRNDPVSTAVRLQAPFTLVPGNSEIFMPRGTVPAERAPRLRRSDFVQNSNNSYWLSNPAEPLVTSQFSGTVPGNVGEEAPDFLLYGRFNNEQTLRSRMGQKKLAELSGVTLDMLEEVLLSNRAYLGEEVLDDLIAHCTARGTTPVQTSNGSVDLSAGCTALSLWDGRMNKDSVGAALFREFAQQFSRDPQWVVPFDRNSPTTTPNTLDTNGTVLVQLAQAIETVQAAGFPLDAPLGDVQFVERSNPDGTASGNRLPWAGANNIEGGFNVFRSQGADDGTLLPRHRYTTLPGSQLAPEGYHITSGSSWMFVMGFTENGPEGRGLLTYSQSSDIFSPHYLDQTEFYSQEPRLAPIWWHEADIAENTIRTLEVGSAGN; encoded by the coding sequence TTTGACAGCTCGAGCTCCAATAATGACGGCGATGGTGACGGTGATGGCGGCTCAGGCATTTCACCTCCACCTCCTGCGTATAATCCCGTAGAAGTGACAACCTTTGCCCCAGGTGAAGTAGGCGCAACGATTCGCCGTACCGACTTTGGCGTTCCTTATATCACTGCAGATAGCTTAGAGGGGGTTGGTTTCGGCACCGCCTATGCATTTGCAGAAGACAACATTTGTGTACTCGCAGATCAAGTCGTTCGCTTCAACGGCCAACGCGCTATGTTCTTTGGCCCGGACGCTGTGCTTGGCTCTGGCGATACCATGAACGTCATTAACGATTTTGTATATAAAGCGCTCGACCTGCGTGGCATCGCAGAGGCAGGATTCGATGATCTCAGCGAAAATTCAAGAGCACTTCTGCAAGGCTACGCGGCAGGTTATAACGCTTATCTAGCCGACACAGGCGTCGACAATATTGCATTACCATGCCAAGGCATGCCGCATGTTCGTGAAATCACCGAGATTGATATGATGACCTATGCACTCGGTGTTGCATTATTACCGGGTGCAGCAAACTTCCTACAGCCACTCTTTATTGGCGTAGCGCCGGGCGAAAGCTTTAACCCAACACCGGTAATGGAAGAAGGCGCATCTTTCGAGATGAATATTGACTTAGCGGCCATTGAACCACCTGAACCCAATCCAGAAGAGTTAGGTTCAAACGGTTGGGCGCTCGGTAGTGAAATGACCGAGAATGGTCAGGGCATGCTGTTGGCCAATCCTCACTTCCCGCACGCTGGAAATCAGCGCTTCTGGCGTTTTGGTGTTGAAATTCCGGGTGAAATGAAAGTTGTAGGTGGCTCGCTTTCTGGCATGCCAGGCCCTGTGAACATTGGCTTCAACGAAAATGTCGCTTGGACTCATACCTTCTCAACTGCAGAGCGGTTCTTAGTATATCAACTAGAGCTAGACCCAAGCGATGCATCCGGGAAAACCTACTTAGTTGATGGCGAGCCGAGACAAATGGAAGAGCAGACGGTGCAAATTACGGTTGCTACCGGTCCAGGCACTAGCATTCAGTTAGAGCGTACGTTCTACACGAGTGATTTTGGCCCCTTGTTAACCATTCCTGACCAATTCCAGTGGGGTATGAACTTCCAAGGCACGCCTTCTGCTTTTGCGCTCTACGATGCCAACTTGCCTAACTTCGAGATCCTCGACCATTGGTTAGCACTCAACCTTGCGCGCGATATTGATGAAGTCGAGCAAATCATGAGTGAGTATACCGGCATTATCTTCAACAACATTATGGCTGCAGATAGAAACGGTAACACCTTCTACATGGACGGCTCTTCAGTGCCTGATTTAAGCCCAGAAGCACTCGCCTTCTTACGTAACGATCCGGTGTCTACAGCCGTGCGGTTGCAAGCGCCATTCACCCTGGTGCCGGGTAACAGTGAGATCTTCATGCCTCGGGGAACTGTGCCTGCCGAGCGTGCACCGCGTCTTCGTCGTTCGGACTTCGTGCAAAACTCAAATAACAGTTACTGGTTGTCAAACCCTGCAGAGCCTTTGGTCACCTCGCAATTCTCAGGAACCGTCCCGGGTAACGTAGGTGAGGAAGCGCCAGACTTCCTGTTGTACGGTCGTTTTAATAATGAACAAACGCTACGCTCGCGGATGGGTCAGAAAAAGCTCGCAGAGCTCAGCGGTGTGACGCTCGATATGCTTGAAGAAGTATTATTAAGCAATCGCGCATATCTCGGAGAGGAAGTACTCGACGATTTAATTGCACACTGCACAGCACGTGGTACTACGCCTGTGCAAACGTCGAACGGCTCGGTTGACCTATCAGCTGGCTGTACGGCATTAAGTTTGTGGGACGGCCGCATGAACAAAGATAGTGTCGGTGCTGCATTATTCCGTGAGTTTGCTCAACAGTTTAGTCGCGATCCACAGTGGGTTGTGCCATTCGATCGTAATAGCCCAACCACCACACCAAACACGTTAGATACGAACGGTACGGTGTTAGTGCAACTCGCACAGGCGATTGAAACGGTGCAGGCAGCTGGCTTTCCACTCGACGCCCCACTCGGTGACGTACAGTTTGTAGAACGCAGCAATCCAGACGGCACGGCGAGTGGTAACCGCCTACCATGGGCTGGGGCGAATAACATTGAAGGTGGCTTCAATGTCTTCCGTTCACAAGGCGCAGACGATGGCACCTTGCTTCCGCGTCATCGCTACACAACCCTACCAGGCTCTCAACTTGCGCCAGAGGGTTACCACATCACCAGTGGTTCAAGCTGGATGTTTGTTATGGGCTTCACTGAAAATGGTCCTGAAGGGCGGGGACTGCTGACTTATTCGCAGTCTTCAGATATCTTCTCGCCTCACTACCTAGACCAAACTGAGTTCTATTCACAAGAACCACGCTTGGCACCTATTTGGTGGCACGAGGCAGATATTGCAGAAAATACGATTCGTACCTTAGAAGTCGGCTCTGCCGGTAACTAA
- a CDS encoding Nicotinamidase-related amidase, whose protein sequence is MKAPQLIDADNSLVVVIDIQEKLFPAIAGAEAVVERAHWLVSAAQELGIPFWFTEQYPEGLGKTVAQFKHLQSEKNTIIKHHFSAWQQPDFQSMLRMSERQQVILVGTETHVCVLQTALDLLHFGFDVFIVDEAVGSRADSSKRIALERMENAGAQIINGEMAVFEWLHDSAAPSFKTISKKYLR, encoded by the coding sequence ATGAAAGCACCTCAACTAATTGATGCAGACAATTCGCTCGTGGTCGTCATTGATATTCAAGAAAAGCTTTTTCCTGCTATCGCGGGTGCAGAGGCAGTAGTTGAACGTGCCCACTGGTTGGTGTCTGCAGCACAAGAGCTCGGTATTCCCTTTTGGTTCACAGAACAGTACCCAGAGGGGCTTGGAAAAACGGTTGCACAGTTTAAACATTTGCAATCCGAGAAAAATACGATTATCAAACATCACTTTAGTGCTTGGCAGCAACCCGATTTTCAAAGCATGTTACGTATGTCTGAGCGCCAGCAGGTAATTTTAGTTGGTACTGAAACGCACGTGTGCGTATTACAAACAGCGCTCGATCTATTACATTTTGGCTTTGACGTGTTTATCGTGGATGAAGCGGTTGGTTCTCGTGCGGACTCAAGTAAACGTATAGCATTAGAACGTATGGAGAACGCTGGTGCACAAATCATCAACGGTGAAATGGCTGTGTTCGAGTGGCTCCACGACAGTGCAGCCCCCTCATTTAAGACGATCAGCAAAAAGTATCTGCGCTAA